The DNA region TTACCTAATGATTCTTACATTTAACTCCGTGGTACTGTTGCATTAGCTGCATTAGACTTTTATCTTTCCCATTTAATCAAGCTTACgctgtttattattttaaacattGCCGGCAATTAATAAACTTTGCATTTTTAAATCCCCTACGCCTTTGTGGATGAACACCACCTCTATGTTGGCGAAAGAATTATTATTCTGAAATGGAGTAAATTCTTCCTGGAACTAATTGTTCAATTCGGACCATACGTGGTCCATCTCTAacataaatttagaaaaatgccGGATCACCAAAGGTGAAAGTTCGGGCGAGAATTTCTCATCGAGCCCGATTCCCAGATCAGAATGATCCAATTCCGAATTATCCACGCCAACGCCGATCTGGTGGGTCCGCTTTTCAGTGTACCACGCGCCGTTGATAGACCGTGCACAATAACTATCGAGATCTCATTGTCGCCGATGAAAGCTGATCCTAACTGAAtgcctatcgagagtatagtcaCCCTTGAATTGGCTCCCCCGTGCCGAGCCAAAAGCGGCGTGAAAAATCCTACCCGTGGCCGTGGACCGAGGAACCTCCGACAACTTGCTGTTTCGAGTGTCCTCGAAAACGGTTCGTCCCGCCGATCCTTTCGGCCGTAAAATTTCTCTGACTCAATCGGTAAAGGGTTGGCAGGATCTGCTGAGCCTTCGGTAATCCAAGGCTTACACGGGCTTGAGTGTAAATATTGATTCCAATCTGGTGTCAGCGACAATGGGCTTCGAGACCCGGGGGCTGTACCTTCCGGATTGTCCCCGGTGGTCGAGCGCGAGCCGCTGTCAAAACAGTCATTACCACCTTGCGAAATAAATGTTTCTTCGCCACAGTGAGAGAGACGAAGAGAGACGTCTCCCTTATCTCTCGGATCTGTGTCCATCGATGGTGGGCAACGATGGAGCAGATAATCGAGATGGTCAGTCGTGTGCTGGTTGGGTCACTCCTTCCTCTGCAAAGTAACTTAGAGTTGTTCGAGATGGGACAATGTTCAGCATCCCAGTCCAGCTGGATCGGAACATCAACTGGCAATTCATACGTAACTGTTTCTGTAAGTGTTTTCTTTACATTAATCTGCATTAATGAACGACTATTattatgtaaaagaaaatgttcAAGCTTCCTCCtggtgcagcacaattattgaaaagtcagactcgtgatgaagattttaacaaagtctaacaaatacgaatgttatgcctttctttttagataAAATCAACTTCGATgcgtttgtaattaatattgaaGCATTAAAATCAATGTAGTCATACAAgaaatatgaattttttcttttttcttctacgacatttctgggggcaaagacgttttaatcactgtgaccgcaaagaaaatgttacggcgaggggttaataGGCTACCGGTAGATGAAGTGCTAAGTACCGTAGAAAAGACACGACGTTCTCGGCGAAACTGATCGAACAATCTGCAAACAAATGACCAATCCTTTATTAAAACACAGAGCGCTACAACAAGTGGTACGGACACGTCACCTCACAGTCCTCTAAATCGATAATAAAACTGCTCCAGTATCATGGATGCAAACGTGTTAATTTTCTAAAGACCTACAGGTACGATCACGGCGTAAGGGATAAAAGCGGGCGGTGGGTTGTCCGATCAAAAATTCACTGAAATTTACGGGTTCATCTGCCCTTGCCGATTCTGTCTACATCGACAGAGTTCGCCGTATTCATCTGCCTCGGGGGTGGCGTGTCTCCGGCGATTGGCGCCCCGGTGAAGCCAATTCTGCTCCTCAGCGGCAGGCCATGGAACTCGGGAAGATTCTCCGGGTCGTACATCTGTATGTGTTGGGCGAAGGAATCGGCGTGAAGCCTTGTCGCCATGATCCCGAACCCTTCGACCAAGGCCAGGAATACACCTCCAACCGTCGCGCTCCCTATCATCGAGGGGATGCCGGTTCTCGCGGCTAGAACGCCTCCAGTCAGGGCGCCGCTCAGAATTGAGTTCCACGGATCGTCCTTCGATCGACAGCGGATCAGGGTGCACTCGATCGCCGAGAAAAGACCACCCCAGAGCGCGAAGTTCCCGGCCACTAGGGGCACACGGTTCTTCATCGCTGCCAGACCGCCGAGCAGCCTTCTATTGATCCCTGAAGGCGCGTTCCGGAATCCGATGATGCTCTGCAAGTTCAACACACCTGGACTGATGCCGACCGAATTCGGGAAGGTGCCAATTACGATTATAATCGGGCCAATGCAACCCGCAGGTTAGAATCTCGAGTTTTTGGCTCGAGGACGCTAATAGAGGCAGAGCTGTGTTATTGTGTATGTGTTGGGTAGTTTGTTGAGTACTTTAAGGAGttggactcgtttctaggattgcgggatgcgccttctcatttctcgataatgcaaagatggagtgtttcagtagtcgaaagcgctagatgaaagattaatgcatattacgcctcgtaaacgtaaaaattggacttttgagagcgatcgcggcctagattaatttttatctagtatttttggctactgaaaaaccccatccttgtattattgagaaatgaaaacgcgcattccgcaccctgGCAATCCTGGAAAACGAGTCCACCCCCTTAAGTTACGTCCATACTCAAGCAACATCCCCCATTGCCTTCTCTTTTCTTTATTTGGTACATAAGAAGAAGACagtacattttatttaaaacttgGTTTGTTCACCTGAAAAAGTGATCCACAAATGGCACCCATGGTGAAAGCGCCTCCACAATCGTCCACGATCCTCCAGGGACAAGGCTCGCGGTTATATTCCATCCCCTAGCTTGTCACTGTAATTGATCTCTAGTGAAACTGTTAACTGACATGCTCGACGTACACTATTGTTAGATGTTATTTGAATCCAGTCTTCCTTGCGAATTCTTCACTCATAATTTTCCGAACAGAAGTTACAGAAAGTCAAACTTTCTTCTGGTTCTCttaacatttattttaaaaaaataatagcgtcatgtatacaaatataaattgcGTGAAACTGGCCGTTTCATGGAAAACCCTGTGACGTTTCCGACTAATCGCTTGCGTGTTGATTTGTATCGATTCGGTGTGAATATTTAACGGGTTGACAGCCGGGAAAATATGgtcatataaataattaattactgtCGTCGCCGAagtacgattttcatttctGCGGGTGTCGGATTCTAAGGGAGaaacgaaaatttcattttccaaaATAAAGAGATTAGAAAATGGATTCTAATCGATGTTGCCTCTGAAATATTAGTTTCAAATCCGTGGCGATGTGGTTTTCCTGCGGAACGGCTCCGTATGAAAACCGTCGAAGCCCTGAAAATTGTTATTCCCGTCGAGTTTCGGAGAATGGCTGTATTGATACCGTTCAGCAACTAAACCTCCGCTGTAGTCCGTATTTAGAGAACCTACGAAAACACTTGAGCTGTTGCGACAGCCGTCCATAATCGtgtctctgtttcaaattgttctcGGGCCCATTGTGCTCCCGTGGCAGTCCGTTAATAATAACATGTATTTAAATCGAGATCCCCGTTATATTTTCTCTGCACCTCTGACCGGACTGTCTTCCCGAAAGTATGCAGATTACTAAACAAATATAAATCCATCATAACTGCCTCTACGATATCCTCTTGTTTCACTGATGTATATTTCCTGAACATATCTATCTCACGTTTGAATGTAATAAAAAGAACTGGAGAGTTCGCATTCCAAATTAATTT from Lasioglossum baleicum chromosome 11, iyLasBale1, whole genome shotgun sequence includes:
- the LOC143213456 gene encoding mitochondrial import inner membrane translocase subunit Tim17-A, which codes for MEYNREPCPWRIVDDCGGAFTMGAICGSLFQSIIGFRNAPSGINRRLLGGLAAMKNRVPLVAGNFALWGGLFSAIECTLIRCRSKDDPWNSILSGALTGGVLAARTGIPSMIGSATVGGVFLALVEGFGIMATRLHADSFAQHIQMYDPENLPEFHGLPLRSRIGFTGAPIAGDTPPPRQMNTANSVDVDRIGKGR